In Tursiops truncatus isolate mTurTru1 chromosome 19, mTurTru1.mat.Y, whole genome shotgun sequence, a genomic segment contains:
- the SCN1B gene encoding sodium channel regulatory subunit beta-1 isoform X1: MGTLLAFVVGAALVSSAWGGCVEVDSETEAVYGMTFKILCISCKRRSETTAETFTEWTFRQKGTEEFVKILRYENEVLQLEEDERFEGRVVWNGSRGTKDLQDLSIFITNVTYNHSGDYECHVYRLLFFDNYEHNTSVVKKIHLEVVNKANRDMASIVSEIMMYLLIVVLTIWFVAEMVYCYKKIAAATEAAAQENASEYLAITSESKENCTGVQVAE; encoded by the exons ATGGGGACGCTGCTGGCCTTCGTGGTCGGCGCGGCACTGG TGTCCTCAGCCTGGGGAGGCTGTGTGGAGGTGGACTCAGAGACCGAGGCCGTGTATGGGATGACCTTCAAAATTCTGTGCATCTCCTGCAAGCGCCGCAGCGAGACCACTGCCGAGACCTTCACGGAGTGGACCTTCCGCCAGAAGGGCACAGAGGAGTTCGTCAAG atcCTGCGCTATGAGAACGAGGTGCTGCAGCTGGAGGAGGATGAGCGCTTTGAGGGCCGTGTGGTGTGGAATGGCAGCCGGGGCACCAAGGACCTGCAGGACCTGTCCATCTTCATCACCAACGTCACCTACAACCACTCGGGCGACTACGAGTGCCACGTGTACCGCCTGCTCTTCTTCGACAACTACGAGCACAACACCAGCGTCGTCAAGAAGATCCACCTTGAGGTGGTGAACAAAG CCAACAGAGACATGGCGTCCATCGTGTCTGAGATCATGATGTACTTGCTCATCGTGGTGTTGACCATATGGTTCGTGGCAGAGATGGTTTACTGCTACAAGAAGATCGCCGCTGCCACGGAGGCTGCTGCACAGGAGAACGC CTCAGAATACCTGGCCATCACCTCAGAAAGCAAAGAGAACTGTACGGGCGTCCAGGTGGCCGAATAG
- the SCN1B gene encoding sodium channel regulatory subunit beta-1 isoform X2, protein MSSAWGGCVEVDSETEAVYGMTFKILCISCKRRSETTAETFTEWTFRQKGTEEFVKILRYENEVLQLEEDERFEGRVVWNGSRGTKDLQDLSIFITNVTYNHSGDYECHVYRLLFFDNYEHNTSVVKKIHLEVVNKANRDMASIVSEIMMYLLIVVLTIWFVAEMVYCYKKIAAATEAAAQENASEYLAITSESKENCTGVQVAE, encoded by the exons A TGTCCTCAGCCTGGGGAGGCTGTGTGGAGGTGGACTCAGAGACCGAGGCCGTGTATGGGATGACCTTCAAAATTCTGTGCATCTCCTGCAAGCGCCGCAGCGAGACCACTGCCGAGACCTTCACGGAGTGGACCTTCCGCCAGAAGGGCACAGAGGAGTTCGTCAAG atcCTGCGCTATGAGAACGAGGTGCTGCAGCTGGAGGAGGATGAGCGCTTTGAGGGCCGTGTGGTGTGGAATGGCAGCCGGGGCACCAAGGACCTGCAGGACCTGTCCATCTTCATCACCAACGTCACCTACAACCACTCGGGCGACTACGAGTGCCACGTGTACCGCCTGCTCTTCTTCGACAACTACGAGCACAACACCAGCGTCGTCAAGAAGATCCACCTTGAGGTGGTGAACAAAG CCAACAGAGACATGGCGTCCATCGTGTCTGAGATCATGATGTACTTGCTCATCGTGGTGTTGACCATATGGTTCGTGGCAGAGATGGTTTACTGCTACAAGAAGATCGCCGCTGCCACGGAGGCTGCTGCACAGGAGAACGC CTCAGAATACCTGGCCATCACCTCAGAAAGCAAAGAGAACTGTACGGGCGTCCAGGTGGCCGAATAG